One genomic region from Amblyraja radiata isolate CabotCenter1 chromosome 17, sAmbRad1.1.pri, whole genome shotgun sequence encodes:
- the LOC116982957 gene encoding chymotrypsin B-like, with product MAFLWVLSCLAFIGTASVQSCGVPAISPVISGYARIVNGETAVPGSWPWQVSMQQTNGFHFCGGSLINENWVITAAHCSVGTSHIVVVGDYNKCTSDAKAQFIPVAKAFTHPKWSPSTINNDITLVKLSSPVTFSAEVSPVCLASAQKTFAPGKMCVTTGWGLTRPSAFRTPCILQQASLPLLSNVQCQNFWGNKISEVMVCAGASGASSCMGDSGGPLVCQEGASWYLTGIVSWGSGRCSTSIPGVYARVAELRGWIDEILARN from the exons ATGGCTTTCCTTTGGGTTCTCTCTTGCCTTGCCTTCATCGGCACCGCTTCTGTTCAGA GTTGTGGTGTCCCGGCCATCTCTCCTGTTATCTCAGGCTATGCGAGGATTGTGAATGGTGAGACTGCTGTTCCCGGATCATGGCCCTGGCAGGTCTCCATGCAG CAAACAAATGGCTTTCACTTCTGTGGTGGCTCCCTGATCAACGAAAACTGGGTTATAACTGCAGCCCACTGCAGTGTGGG CACCAGCCATATTGTGGTCGTTGGAGATTACAACAAATGCACCTCGGATGCCAAAGCTCAGTTTATTCCAGTCGCTAAG GCTTTTACTCATCCCAAGTGGAGCCCCAGCACCATCAATAACGACATCACCCTGGTCAAGCTGTCTTCACCTGTTACATTCAGTGCCGAAGTCTCCCCCGTCTGCCTTGCTTCAGCTCAAAAGACCTTCGCTCCTGGCAAGATGTGCGTCACCACAGGATGGGGTCTGACTCGTCCCTCTG CTTTTAGAACACCTTGCATCCTGCAACAggcatctctccctctcctgaGCAACGTCCAATGTCAAAATTTCTGGGGCAACAAGATCTCTGAAGTGATGGTTTGTGCTGGTGCTTCAGGTGCATCTTCCTGCATG GGTGACTCAGGTGGACCTCTTGTCTGCCAGGAGGGAGCATCCTGGTATCTGACAGGAATCGTGTCCTGGGGTAGTGGCAGATGCTCCACAAGCATTCCCGGAGTTTACGCCCGTGTGGCTGAACTCCGCGGTTGGATCGATGAGATACTCGCCAGAAACTAA